In a genomic window of Candidatus Binatia bacterium:
- a CDS encoding 3'-5' exonuclease: MIALELTPEQRRAVEAPYDGCFAITGAAASGKSTALAERVARLRALVPDCEPLTIAAPSDLDEYAARLQRDFGAAVALVDDVEAALLFERASLPLFAMEWEEFAQHQLDPEIPGLRSPERFLQSAFRLIRRLRDANVEPALFLSRALAGATDFYANPPNLADPALLLATKNAHHDSLDAAPAELSRQYRREIDLAKILAKLYEAYIEVVTRTGRMTGRDAAIAAAERLHADAALAASLRERLRYAFVDDAQNLTAAHLRLLLAIFGDRLEGVTLCGDAGSAFSPLHVVQPAATFALARAKVELREIFRKPRIEVCRVRTPREESESIAQRVGEWLAQGTRPERIAVLFRSVRNVEIYETALLDAGIPVVVAGDANVFADRRALDALALLWNVHDPFRHDWLLRTLGNPALGLSDASLAILCAEPPDPQRPLFVFDDEPAPTTRATRWSPQRDLRLGWNVIRGEQDGALDPDAAARLRKFRALRAGWLGLLETRSFEGFARAVWRDALAREGAPDSARARAQQIALQRLLERFREYLTENAGAAIPAALAYAEERIHSDVESCTAPPIPGCVRMLSIDAALGREFDEVAVADVRPGALPRWYSPDAFLFSPKLGMIPKENVGDARSARTAKFSYYTYAAKTASGYFDRERRAFRYALSRARKVALVTASGTPTRGVTAPEFLEELR; encoded by the coding sequence TTGATCGCACTCGAGCTCACGCCGGAGCAGCGCCGCGCGGTCGAGGCGCCGTACGACGGCTGTTTCGCCATCACCGGTGCTGCGGCGAGCGGTAAGAGCACCGCGCTGGCCGAACGAGTCGCGCGCCTGCGCGCGCTCGTGCCGGATTGCGAGCCGCTGACGATCGCCGCGCCCTCCGATCTCGACGAATACGCGGCGCGGTTGCAGCGCGACTTCGGCGCCGCAGTAGCGCTCGTCGACGACGTCGAAGCGGCGCTGCTCTTCGAGCGAGCCTCGCTGCCCCTCTTCGCGATGGAATGGGAGGAGTTCGCGCAGCATCAGCTCGACCCCGAGATCCCCGGTCTGCGATCGCCCGAGCGCTTCCTCCAATCGGCGTTCCGTCTGATCCGGCGTCTGCGCGACGCAAACGTCGAACCAGCGCTCTTTCTCTCTCGCGCGCTCGCTGGCGCCACCGACTTTTACGCAAACCCGCCGAATCTTGCCGATCCGGCGCTGCTGCTCGCGACGAAGAACGCGCATCACGATTCGCTCGACGCTGCGCCGGCGGAGCTCTCGCGTCAGTATCGCCGGGAGATCGACCTCGCGAAGATTCTCGCGAAGCTCTACGAGGCGTATATCGAGGTGGTGACGCGCACCGGACGCATGACGGGGCGCGACGCTGCGATCGCGGCCGCCGAGCGTCTGCACGCGGATGCGGCGCTCGCCGCCTCGCTGCGCGAACGGCTGCGCTACGCGTTCGTTGACGACGCGCAGAACCTGACGGCCGCGCACCTGCGCCTGCTCCTTGCGATCTTCGGAGATCGTCTCGAGGGCGTGACGCTCTGCGGCGATGCCGGATCGGCCTTCTCGCCGCTGCACGTCGTGCAACCCGCGGCTACGTTCGCGCTCGCGCGGGCGAAGGTCGAGCTGCGCGAGATCTTTAGGAAACCGCGCATCGAGGTCTGCCGCGTGCGGACGCCGCGCGAGGAGAGCGAGTCGATCGCGCAGCGGGTCGGCGAGTGGCTCGCGCAGGGTACGCGGCCCGAACGCATCGCCGTGCTCTTTCGCTCCGTGCGCAACGTCGAAATCTACGAGACCGCGCTGCTCGACGCCGGAATTCCGGTCGTCGTCGCGGGCGACGCGAACGTCTTCGCCGATCGGCGCGCGCTCGACGCGCTCGCGCTGCTGTGGAACGTCCACGACCCGTTCCGGCACGATTGGCTGCTGCGCACGCTCGGCAATCCCGCGCTCGGGCTCTCGGACGCATCGCTCGCCATCCTCTGCGCCGAGCCGCCCGATCCGCAGCGGCCGCTCTTCGTCTTCGACGACGAGCCCGCGCCGACGACGCGCGCGACGCGTTGGAGCCCGCAACGCGATCTGCGCCTCGGGTGGAACGTGATTCGCGGCGAGCAGGACGGCGCGCTCGACCCGGATGCCGCAGCGAGGCTCCGCAAATTTCGCGCGCTTCGGGCTGGCTGGCTCGGACTGCTCGAGACCCGCTCGTTCGAAGGCTTCGCGCGCGCGGTCTGGCGCGACGCCTTGGCGCGCGAGGGAGCGCCCGACTCGGCGCGCGCCCGAGCACAACAGATCGCGCTGCAGCGGCTGCTCGAGCGCTTTCGCGAATATCTTACGGAGAACGCGGGCGCCGCGATCCCGGCCGCGCTCGCGTACGCCGAAGAACGAATTCACAGCGACGTCGAGAGCTGCACCGCTCCGCCGATCCCGGGATGCGTACGGATGCTCAGCATCGACGCCGCGCTCGGCCGGGAGTTCGACGAGGTCGCCGTCGCCGACGTGCGCCCCGGCGCGCTTCCGCGCTGGTACTCTCCCGACGCGTTTCTCTTCAGCCCTAAACTCGGCATGATCCCGAAAGAGAACGTCGGCGACGCGCGGTCCGCACGGACGGCAAAGTTCAGTTATTACACGTATGCGGCGAAGACCGCGAGCGGCTACTTCGATCGGGAGCGCCGCGCCTTTCGATACGCGTTGAGCCGCGCCCGAAAGGTCGCGCTCGTGACGGCTTCGGGAACGCCGACGCGCGGCGTCACCGCGCCGGAGTTTCTCGAAGAGCTACGCTGA